ATtcacaacaaacaaaaagaattgaacaacatataaatactattttctctcttattaCGGCCgcgaatgaaaaaattatcactatagttattcttttttgtacTACTTCTTCCAAGTGCAGGATAACTCCAAGGGATTACGAGTTTTTCTACCCATTGGGGTCCTCCCTTCACCACCCCTTGGGAATGGTCTATACGGTTGTGTAGAAGGAAAAACTGTTGCCAAAAGAAGTATAGataggaaaagaactcaagtacactcacttgagaacttttggTTGTATTGCATATGTTCGTGTTGATCCAGAAAAGAGTGACAAACTTGACGCTGAGCTTGTGAAGTGTTACCTCGTAGGATATGATTTTGACATGTTTGGGTACAAGTTTTGGGAtgtcaagaacaagagaatCCTAAGATATTATGATGTGacttttgatgaaaatgtcatgtacaaggacaaaaagaagaaaggttcCGGGATaacaaagcaagtgggagtgGAGGTTGGGTTGAGAAAAAATTcacttagtgatgttgtagcagatattCAAGGAACTCTTGAGACGGCGGATGAGGAACCAGAGGTGGAGCAAGTGGCACGTGAGCGAGTGTTGAAAAGATCATCCAAAGCTATCAGAGTACTGGATATGTATGTGTCTTCATTACAttatctgttgctgactgaTAAAGGGGAACCAGAGCCCTTTGATAATGCCTcacagttggaggatacaacgaAGTGGGAGTATGCCATGTATGATGGATGTCTAGAattcagaaatgcgttgctctttcatctactgaggTTGAGTACGTGACAatagctgaagttgaaaagaagatgatatgGGTGACatactatctagaagaattggGCGATAAGCAGCACGAGAAGATTCTTTGTACAtatagtcagagtgtcataCGTTGGTGAGAAACCTGatctatcattcaaagacaaaacacagaaAGCGATATCATTTCAGTCgtaggttagtggaagatggtaatgtgtttggagaagatagagggtgcaaagaatccaacaaaaatgatgacaaaatgtgttgatcttgaaatattgaggttgtgcaaagcctcaattgaTATAGTGCAGTAGCGAAGATGCTGATAGtggtttgagaatgaaattcttgttGAGTATTTCCGTCACCAGCAAAATGGTTGGGATGAGGCTAATGCCTATTTATATCTTATTCAATaggaaaattatatatgaaaaatagtCCTATACACAGTAAACGACTGTTTAGAATAAAAAGCTGATAAAACTATATAGGGTAAACtaaaaccatatatatttACTTCCTTCTTACCCTACAAATCCTTTAGCTAAGTTCTtcttacattttctctctcctatttcttTGTGTTTATCTAGATGGactgtgtgcgttgttgtacGATTCTAACAGATTCTTCTCTATTTTGATGTATGTGGGTAACAGACTAAATATACTTTTGAACGTATTATAAGCAGAGACATGGTATTAACTCTCCACTCCATGTTACATGCATATATTATGACGTAGGCGacctaaatttattgaatgttttttctttagaaattTGATTCTAAGGACAACGATAATGATATAGGTGTGATAAGAACGTAAGAAAATGACTTTACATGGACATAAAAAGATTTATACATTAACAATACGAAGACGGATGATGCCTTGGAAGTCTCAAATATGAAGTTTTCATAGGTCGATTCTTTATAAGCATGTTTAATGTTTAAGCGAATTGTGAAAGCGGATATCATTTCGATGCTCCCGATAGCATACGAACTCAATAATTCTTTGTTGGCATCATACTAATTTGGGCTGTCCGCCTGTTTTCTTCTGTTCTACGATACTAAACTAACCTATTAATGCAAAGAACGAGAAAACAATATGAATGCTATAGTTATGTTGCTGCGCCTTGGCATTCAAGGGAAGACCAAACGTAAGATTGACTGTTTTTGTGCTATCAATCAAGattatcatatatttaattcatttggAGACCGTACACCATAAACTTTTGTCAATATCCATTCCAAAGATTCAACACAAAGCTACCCGCGCTTTCCATTTGGATATGACACATGATTGAAATACGTCAAAACAAATAGATTAAGTAAAAAGAATAACTTTAagctattatattttttcaattcttgtaaataaaatatacatcTGATGAATATTTATAGCGAAAAAGTACTAACAAATTCATAAActtactttaatttcataactATTAATGATTATCAGAAAATTGCTTCAATTTAATAACTTATTTGGATCAACCCACGTATTcaaacaataatatattaagTTTCCCTCAATTTGGCATATTCATGCACATGGATAAGTGCATACCACTccaatttctttcatttgactTTATCAATGTATTCCTATTACACCAACTTAATTGATACTCATTTTCATTGTTAGTATCCATAGAGCACTATAAATAACACTACCCATTTGTTATGCCTCTTATATCCcatcttttcttctccaaaaaTGGCCAACACAATCAAAACATTACTTCTCATCATCTCCTCCTtctatttcttcattcaacttTCAAGTGCAGCCACTTACAATGTGATTACTTATGGAGCAAAACCCGATGGTAAAACCGACTCGACTCGACCCTTTCTCAAGGCATGGACATTGGCTTGCAGCTCCTCGACGCCATCCACCATCAATGTCCCTAAGGGAAGATTCTTGCTAAACCCCACCACATTCAGAGGGCCATGTAAGAACAAGATTACCTTCCGTTTGAATGGAACCCTTGTGGCACCTCTAGACTACCGTGCCCTTGGAAGTTCTGGGTATTGGATTTTGTTCATTAAAGTTAACGATGTTTCTTTCTTCGGCGGCAACATTGACGCAAAGGGCGCTTCGTATTGGGCCTGCAGGGACTCTGGAAAGGATTGTCCACCGGGAGCTAGGGTATGTCGTCTTAAACCTTAaccatataattattaatataattaccCTAAATCTCCTTACATTTTCACCCTAATATCTCATGGttttatttgggctttcccaaaatgcCTAGTAGGGATAGAGATGTATTCTCCATACTTATacctctcaacaatcctcatcTCGAACAAAGCACACCATAGAACCTCTCCTGAGGTCTGTAGAACCCTCGACTCCTactttggagccctcgaacaaagtacactctttgcTCAACAcattagtcacttttgactacacctttataGAActctcgactccttctctggagccctcgaacaaagtacacccatTTTGAccacaccttcgaggctcacaattctttgttcgacatacgaggattctattgacatgccTAAGTTacgggcatgactctgataccatgttaggattcacgactctccacaatggtatgatattgtccactttgagcataacggttcatggctttgttttgagATTTTCCAAAAGATCTCGtatcaatgaaaatgtattccTCATTTacaaactcatgatcatcctgtaaattagtcaatgtgggactccgtTCCAACCATCGTTTTGgtaacatgttttttttttttttgctttggtAAATTGATGCAGTCACTAACATTCAATTGGGCGAACAACATCTATTTAAGTGGGCTGACATCACTCAATAGCCGGCAGTCTCATATTACAATTAACAGTTGCAATAATGTATTGGTTAAGAATGTGAAGATAATGGCTCCCGACCAAAGCCCCAATACTGACGGCATTCATGTGCAGTCATCAACCGATGTAACCATCACAGGAACTACCATCCAAACTGGTGATGATTGCATATCCATTGGAGATGGAACTAAGAATTTGTTTATGACTCATATCAAATGTGGGCCTGGCCATGGCGTAAGGTAATGAATCAATTCTTTACaacatatcaaacatttttatGATCTAATCTccaataataagaataataataaaagtgcAGCATTGGGAGCTTGGGAAAAGAGTTTGACGAACAAGGCGTCCAAAATGTAACATTGATGAACGCAGTGTTCACTAAATCCGATAATGGTGTGAGGATAAAGACGTGGGCGAGGCCTGGCAATGGCTTCGTGAAACATGTTGTGTTTCAGAACATCGTTATGAACAATGTTAAGAATCCCATCATAATCGATCAAAATTATTGTCCGGACAATGAAGGTTGTCCTGGTCAGGTAACTAAGTTGTTGTCCTTTTAAAAGTAcattaaatcattaattaatgttggattgaactaaaaatttgtttttgttttgttgttttaaagagTGCTGGAGTGAAGATTAGTGATGTGACGTATAAAAACATTGGAGGAACATCAGCAACATCAGAGGCTATAACATTTGATTGCAGCTCTACCAATCCATGTGATGACATACGTTTGGAGGACATCAAGCTTACGTATAAGAACAAGGCATCGACATCGACATGCAACAACGTTGGTGGATCAAGTGTGGGAATTCTTATGCCACAAAGTTGCTTgtgatgaaataaaaaaagttatactTAATTGAAAATCTCATTTGATTAGAATTTCCCTTCGTGATTTATTTAATGTGAATATGTATTTTTAGGAATCATACTCTATTTGTTAGTATATGTACGTTATgattattatatgaaaaaaaaaattattgaaagtatttttctttaaacatTGTCATAGAGTTAAAAGTTCGTAAATTTATTTCGAACATaatcaatgaaaaataataatagcatGGTTGGATACAGGAAACATAATTTTcgaaataaaatgttattgtCGTGCTCTAACATAGTGTCTACAACTTAAATGTGGAAAAACTAGCTATTGGGACTATGTTTCATGGCCTCCTCAATTGATACCATCATCCATATATGATGATATCTTTACTTTTTAgttgaaaaaatattgaacaTATTGTCGAACTTCACCGGCGGAAGGGTTggaatcaattttgattttatatagaattaaacaaaactaaagattaatcaaacaaaatttgaaaaaatatgaacaaagTTCTGGGTCTTTAATCTTATTGTTCCAAGTTTTTCATTGGTATAATCTCCTCTACAAAGTTTTCCTTGCTATGACTCGAACATAAGATCGAGACTTGTGGGAGccttttcaaaaaataaaaaataactggttggattggtatgaggccttttgaggaaaccaaaagtaaatgcacgagagcttatactcaaagtggataatatcataccaatgtGGTGGTTTGTTGTTCCTAATCTAGTATCGAAGCGAGGTTGGCATATTGATTGTCAGAAACTCTTAGTGTATGCTCTATGATTTCTCAGTATTTTCACAAGGTCAAATCGAACTATCAAGTGATTACTGAAGTAAATTCAGAGTCTATCATTAGAGAAGCTCAAGGAAAAGGATCATCAAAGGATTATCATCCATAGATTGCAATCGAAGTATAGAAGCTTCATTATTACTGTACAAAGATGATCCGCTCATCACTAGTagagtttgaaattttctagCCAGCCAATAAGCGATGAGTCCGCTCAACGTAAGCATTTAGAGATTGTCAAAGAGAGTGAACAAATTGGAGGAGAGGGAACTTCAAGCCCTGTGGCTAACAAGTATCCAAGCAAAGTCCATGAAAAACTTCCTTTCTTTGGAGGGTAAGCAAGAGTTTGAGGTCATTCTCACAAGTGATGAGATTCTTGATAAGTTTGATgatatagaaaataattaagggAGGCATGAGTGGCAAAGAGACAAATATTACTAACACCTACCAGTTGAATGATATAAGCATTAAAATCTCAACGGGTGGATGATTTGTATCAAATGGATGAAATAGGGTATGTGGAGCTGTAGAATTAGGGCGGAAGTATTGTGATCCAACAAGTGGAAGATGTTACCCGCATGAGATATAGGTTTTGATGAAATATCTTTGTGGTGATCCTCAGAGAAGAAAGTCTTGGCTTTAAGTGATACTTATGTTGTTGAGCAAGAACTGACTAAAACGAGTGAAGTCACTGAAAAGGAAACAATATCTCAACAACTTAGATGGtaagaaagaatttgaaagtCAAATCCTAAGTATGCCAACACAACTATAACGTGGTACGATAAATGAGGACTAGTGTTTTGGAGGTGAATTCGGAGAAAATGAAACAGTATCTCAATAACTTAGACGGTCagaaagaatttgaaagtCAAATCCTAAGTATGCCCAACATAGTACGATAAATGAGGACTAGTGCAAaagagtgttaaaatatcataatgaGCCCAAGGTCAAgtctaataattttatgagttcattatctatatattttatgaataaagatatttgaatattttagaaatttagatattttagaaataaagaaatctagttattttagaaataaacatttagatattttaagaataaatctGATCCGTCTATCTTTTATTATCAATACCCCTCCACCCCATTAAGATTTTCATCACAAGTTATTCCAAGCAAAGCCATCCATAGTAGTATCCTACTAAATGTCTTGTAATTTCTTCTTGATTGGTCTTGATACAAGTGTGAGTGTTTTCTAGGTACGGTTGTGATCAACaacatgatatcaaagtcatacCCTTATcttaacttaaccatgtcaataaaatcttcaaatgtcaaacaaaaaagttgcGAGGCCGGAAGGTACAATGAAAATGAGTCAAATGTTGAATAAAttgtgtattttgtttgaaagatCCAAGGAGTTAGAGCATTAGCACCCAAGCAAAagtagaaaaattatatatatatatatatatatatatatatataatatttggtcAAAATCATTGAGGGGCATGAGGTCATTTCGTCCTCAAATTACTTTATGGGTTAATGAGAGGCCATGACATAATACCTGCAacaaagagaaacaaagagagagaagttttGGAGTGAGAGCAAGAAACCGCCGCCAGAAAACTCACGAGACCACCATGGAAGTCGTCTCTAGCCACGATCTAGGTGTAAGGACTTCTTCTTGGAAAGAAGAAGACTTTTTGGGTGATTGGAGTTCCATTTTTCGTCAAAGAGTCAAAAAGATCTGCGAGGTAATcttccaccattttttttagattcgAGATCTTCCATTGCGAATTGAGGgctgaaattttaatatgttcATCTAGGAAAGATTCTTCACATATTTTGTGAAGGAACTTGGCTGAAAACATGGCCGAAAACGTGGCCGAAAACTACTGTTCCAAGAGTTCTTTCCAAGAAGGGTAAGAGGGAATGTACCTACTTCCGACGTCCATAAATAGGTTGATGTTGAagtaaaattcaagaaaaaatatcaTGACGTACTTCAAATTATGATCTACAACTTTGCTGAAGAAACCAAATCGAATTGAGTTATAGATTAAAAGTTGAGTTATAGAttaaaagatatgaaaatgagaaaattgagaaaaacctAATCACTTTTGCGTTGTGATTTctaggaggagagagaaaattttccgACGAGCCACGTGTCAACCGGCGAGAGGAAAAGCGCGTTGACATGTGTTGCTCGATTCGTGGAGAAATGCGTCACACACAGAATGATACTAAGGCTCTTGGAGAAAGATCAAGGACTAAAACATGAACCAAGGACAAGAACCTATAAaaaaaccaagaacaagaacctaTAAAGAACCATAAATgagagaaagatcaagaactaaaacatggatcaagatccaagttcttagaacaaaaatcaagaacTTAGAACTATAGTACTAAGACCCTTAGAGAATAATCGAAGTTTCAGAATCCAAGGACCAAGGTCCCTAGGATAGAACATGATAAGAACCCACAAATTAAGACCAAGAACCAGAGGACCTAAGTACTTacgacaagaacaagaacgagaaaagaaagagtgtggtaccctagcatatcaaggacacgattaagatcCTACAAGTTGGCTGCTTACTGAGTCTTTGTTCTCAttccttatttttcatttttttttttcaggtaataaGGAGCTGGTCGAGATCAGGAGCGGACTCTAGAGCCGGTGCCATAGACAAACCTCACCTGTTGTCCTTCAaccctttttgttttaaaatattatctcattccttattttgtattttaaatactttgcataaactttattttgatataatataaatataatgtatgttatgttttaaatttggttgttttttatttcggAAAAAATTTACACGTCTTTTTAGAGTCATTGAGTCAGCTCGGTCTTTACGCTATCATAATGATCATGTCCAATCGCTATCAATGAACCCATATAATTTGAAActagaaaatttagaatacCAAATTTCATACTCCATAGTTCCAAAAACATGATGTAAGACTTTTTTTTGCTGCTCCATAATGATCCTTTGAAGGATGTTgcataaattagaaataatacCAACAGAAAATGTAATGCGGGTCGTGTAAGTGTtaagtaaattaatttgtCAACCAAGCTTCTGAAACTTCTACCATCCGTCATCTCTTCTCCATCCTCATGTTGTAATTTCTCATTAATATTCATGGGTGTGGCTATAGGCTAACAATtaagtataataaatttacTCACAATATCTTTggtatattttctttgtgaaaTAAAAATCTCATCTTCAACTTGATATacttcaagaccaagaaaataGTACAATAAATCCATATAAGACATCTCAAATTCACTCATCATTTGAGACTTAAATTTATCTAAGAGAGAATTAGAggaattaatataaatgatatcatcaacatagaggCAAATAACGATGAAATCACTTTTacctttcttcttcacatACAAAGTAGGTTCATTCTCACTTCTCatgtatcattttttttaaaaatactcattaatCTTATTATACCAAGCTTGAGGGGTCTGCTTTAATCCATATAATATCCTTCTCAGCTTGTATacatttgtttctttgtctttctttatGAATCCTTCTGTCGTGCTACAAAGACCTCTTTTTGTAAAtcttcattaaaaaatgttgacttgACATCAAACTAATAAACAAGCCACCACAATTCTTCTGTTAATGCCAGAATAGTTCTTACAGTTTCAAAGCGAGCTATAGAGAAAGTCTCTTCAAAGTCTATACCTTGTTGTTGTGCATACCCTTTTGCCACAAGACGAGCCTTATTCTTATGCTTCCTTTTTGGTGCAAATTTTGTCTTGAACATCTATTTCAAgttaattgcatttttttcatttggtaAGTAAACCATCTCCCAACTCCCATCTCTTCTACCATGACTTTTTGTCAATCTTCTTTTTCCGTTGCTTCTTCATAACTTATAGGGTATGAAACAGTAAGAGCAAATTGACACGATGCATATATGTCAGCTAAAAATTTATACTTCCTGACAGTGTCTCATCTAAAGATTCTTCAAGAGAAGAGTTGTTGTTTAGTGATACTGAAGTTGATAATGTAGCAATAGAGGCACTAGAAGATGCATTGAAGTTGACTCTTTTCTCCTCATCTAGAGGAACTTCAAGTGTAATCGGTTGCTGCTCCTATTTTTTACTCCAATCCCAACTTACATTctcatcaaatatttaatcccttttaactaaaatcttttcaTTAAGAaggttataaaatttatgtctTTGATTGAGTATAATAGCCaatgaaaatgcatttttcagatttttcatcAAGCTTTTGACGAATTTTAGGAATTTTCAAAGCATAAGCAACACAACCAAAGACTCGTAAATGACTTACAAACGATTTCCTTCCATGTCATGCTTCATAAGGAGTTTGATTCATAACAAGCCTTAGTTGGTGAgatatttaatagataaaaagATATTGCTATAACTTCCACCCGAAATTGGTTTGAAAGTCTCATTGCTTTTATCATACTTCTTGCTATCTCCACAACCGTTCGATTTTTTTGTTCAGCGattccattttgttttggaGTGTAAGGAGCTGTTAACTCCCTTTGAATGCCCTTTTCTACACAAAACATATTGGATTCTTTAGATATGAACCTCTCTATCCGTGCGAAGAACTTTAATGTGAAAGTCACTTTGGTTCTCCACCATAGCTCTAAAATtctgaaacttttgaaaactttCTGACTTAAGTGGTAGGATGTAAACTCATCTCATCCGACTA
This sequence is a window from Cucurbita pepo subsp. pepo cultivar mu-cu-16 chromosome LG04, ASM280686v2, whole genome shotgun sequence. Protein-coding genes within it:
- the LOC111793505 gene encoding polygalacturonase-like, producing MANTIKTLLLIISSFYFFIQLSSAATYNVITYGAKPDGKTDSTRPFLKAWTLACSSSTPSTINVPKGRFLLNPTTFRGPCKNKITFRLNGTLVAPLDYRALGSSGYWILFIKVNDVSFFGGNIDAKGASYWACRDSGKDCPPGARSLTFNWANNIYLSGLTSLNSRQSHITINSCNNVLVKNVKIMAPDQSPNTDGIHVQSSTDVTITGTTIQTGDDCISIGDGTKNLFMTHIKCGPGHGVSIGSLGKEFDEQGVQNVTLMNAVFTKSDNGVRIKTWARPGNGFVKHVVFQNIVMNNVKNPIIIDQNYCPDNEGCPGQSAGVKISDVTYKNIGGTSATSEAITFDCSSTNPCDDIRLEDIKLTYKNKASTSTCNNVGGSSVGILMPQSCL